A stretch of Larus michahellis chromosome Z, bLarMic1.1, whole genome shotgun sequence DNA encodes these proteins:
- the TBC1D2 gene encoding TBC1 domain family member 2A has translation MKKGSESGACPLATPGNSLESNPSNNSSNGASVKEKDTHSSSGELENIQLKPGRETSRKKLCGYLNKLGIKGPIKTWKSRWFFYDENKCHLLYYRTAQDINPLGSIDIASASFDCKVENGEGVFEIRTPSRVFTLKAISKQAMMYWLQQLQMRRWEFCNAQSRFPVGSSQLVNEPLAGRTDVIDNEDFLPPVKTPTEVVGLKAASLPAPQTCTALQNISLKHPWTEIQNTVYNICGSKQLWGNNGNIFSFSEFQEHPENPDEEQEAKVEAGCAVKEGILEDGRMEPRLNWVRKARWMNSGFPGLPEELPKERNPMDKVSVLQQQILTLTEEVKSQKELVKLLHKALEAAQQEKRVSSMYLAAAEDKDRLELVRHKVRQIADLTSRLEALEQEKKELEQMLTLRDSHIQELKEHVQLLMEKNHAKQEVIMALTEQMARELSDPLQEANTITAETLYKQQEEIEHLKDDIDAYKTQNQFLNSEIHQVTRLWTSVAENEKALLMKCACLQARNCQMESKYLMVLRKLQEAMPGFPSSHAELVRNLIQEALQWDVKEGAEEGFNLNPVSEYDEYGFMTVPDYEVEDWKLLAKIQALEIKSNNLRSQEVVEKPLRDRWNSVGELSPSAELKSLIRSGIPVEHRQRVWRWIVSRHCSHLPDHYQQLLRQSKSTEHPACRQIELDLPRTLTNNKHFSSPTSQLIPKLRRVLLAFSWHNPAIGYCQGLNRLAAVALLVLEDEESAFWCLVHIVENLMPPDYYSDTLITSQVDQRVFKDFLSEKLPRLMAHFEQYRIDVSLITFNWFLVVFVDSLVSDILLRVWDAFLYEGTKVIFRYALAIFKYNEEEILRIHDSVEIYQYLRFFTRMIMDGRKLMNIAFNDLNPFPMKLLRNRRSMHREELEAELCELEQIKAAYVKERAEQGPQDLKEVVSEEEEEI, from the exons atgaaaaaaggaTCAGAAAGCGGAGCTTGTCCCCTTGCCACTCCAGGAAATTCATTGGAGTCAAATCCAAGCAATAACAGCAGCAATGGAGCCTCAGTGAAAGAGAAAGACACGCATTCTTCTTCTGGAGAACTGGAGAACATACAGCTGAAACCCGGTAGAGAAACATCCAGAAAAAAACTCTGTGGCTATTTAAACAAGCTGGGCATCAAGGGACCGATCAAGACCTGGAAGTCTCGCTGGTTCTTTTACGATGAAAACAAATGTCATTTACTGTACTACAGAACTGCACAGGACATCAACCCTTTGGGGTCTATTGATATCGCCAGCGCCAGCTTTGACTGCAAGGTGGAAAATGGGGAAGGGGTTTTTGAGATCAGAACACCAAGCAGAGTTTTTACTTTGAAG GCAATCAGCAAACAGGCAATGATGTACTGGCTGCAGCAGCTACAAATGAGACGTTGGGAATTTTGCAACGCTCAGAGCAGATTTCCTGTGGGCAGCTCCCAGCTTGTGAATGAACCTTTGGCTGGCAGAACAG ATGTCATTGACAATGAAGACTTTCTGCCTCCAGTGAAAACACCAACAGAAGTAGTGGGTTTAAAGGCAGCATCTTTGCCTGCACCCCAAACATGTACTGCTTTGCAGAACATCTCCCTTAAGCACCCTTGGACAGAGATACA aaacactGTCTACAATATCTGTGGCTCCAAGCAGCTCTGGGGGAACAATGGGAACATCTTTAGCTTCAGTGAATTCCAGGAGCATCCTGAGAACCCGGATGAGGAGCAAGAGGCAAAAGTGGAGGCAGGGTGTGCAG TTAAGGAGGGGATCCTggaggatggaaggatggagccCAGGCTCAACTGGGTTAGGAAAGCCAGGTGGATGAACAGTGGCTTCCCAGGCTTGCCTGAAGAATTGCCCAAGGAGAGGAACCCAATGGATAAAGTGAGTGTCCTACAGCAACAGATCCTGACGCTCACAGAGGAAGTCAAGTCACAGAAG GAGCTGGTTAAACTTCTCCACAAAGCTCTGGAGGCAGCCCAGCAGGAGAAGCGAGTATCTAGCATGTATCTCGCTGCAGCAGAAGATAAGGACAGGCTGGAGCTGGTGCGCCACAAAGTCAGACAAATCGCAGATCTCACCAGTCGACTAGAAGCTCTTGAGCAAGAAAAGAAGGAACTGGAGCAGATGCTGACTCTGAGAGACAGCCACATCCAGGAACTCAAGGAGCATGTGCAACTTCTGATGGAGAAGAACCATGCCAAACAGGAAGTCATCATGGCCTTGACGGAGCAGATGGCCCGAGAGCTCTCTGACCCCTTGCAAGAAGCCAACACTATCACTGCAGAGACGTTGTATAAGCAGCAGGAGGAGATTGAGCACCTGAAG GATGATATTGATGCATACAAAACCCAGAACCAATTTCTCAACTCAGAGATCCACCAGGTTACACGACTCTGGACGAGCGTTGCTGAGAATGAAAAAGCCCTTCTGATGAAG TGTGCCTGCCTGCAAGCCCGAAACTGCCAGATGGAGAGCAAATACCTGATGGTCTTGCGGAAGCTGCAGGAGGCTATGCCTGGCTTCCCCAGCTCCCATGCTGAGTTGGTGAGGAACCTCATCCAAGAAGCGCTCCAGTGGGATgtgaaggaaggagcagaagaagGTTTTAACTTGAACCCTGTAAG TGAGTATGATGAGTATGGGTTTATGACTGTCCCTGACTATGAAGTTGAGGACTGGAAACTTCTGGCCAAAATCCAAGCCCTGGAGATAAAGTCCAACAACCTGCGGAGCCAGGAAGTAGTGGAGAAGCCCCTCCGTGACAGGTGGAACAGCGTTGGGGAGCTGAGcccctctgcagagctgaagAGCCTGATCCGAAGTGGCATTCCAGTGGAGCATCGGCAACGGGTCTGGAGGTGGATTGTCAGCCGGCACTGCAGCCATCTGCCTGACCACTACCAGCAGCTGTTACGGCAGAGCAAGAGCACTGAGCACCCTGCCTGCCGGCAGATTGAGCTCGACCTGCCCCGCACACTGACCAACAACAAACATTTTTCCTCTCCTACCTCCCAGCTCATCCCCAAGCTCCGGAGGGTGTTGCTGGCATTTTCCTGGCACAATCCTGCCATTGGATACTGCCAGGGACTGAACAG ATTGGCAGCTGTTGCCCTCCTGGTCCTGGAAGATGAGGAAAGTGCTTTTTGGTGCCTAGTCCATATTGTGGAGAACCTAATGCCACCAGACTACTACAGTGACACACTGATAACATCGCAG GTAGATCAGAGAGTCTTCAAAGACTTCCTGTCAGAGAAGCTGCCTCGCCTCATGGCTCATTTTGAGCAATATCGGATTGATGTCTCACTCATCACCTTCAATTGGTTTCTGGTGGTTTTTGTGGACAGCCTGGTCAGTGACATCCTCCTGCGAGTCTGGGATGCCTTCTTGTACGAGGGAACTAAG GTGATTTTCCGCTATGCCCTTGCAATTTTTAAATACAACGAGGAGGAAATCCTAAGAATTCATGACAGTGTGGAGATCTACCAGTACCTGCGCTTTTTCACAAGAATGATCATGGATGGCAG GAAGCTGATGAACATTGCCTTCAATGACTTAAACCCCTTCCCCATGAAACTACTGAGGAACCGGCGGTCAATGCACAGAGAagagctggaggcagagctgtgcGAACTGGAACAGATCAAGGCAGCCTATGTAAAAGAGAGAGCAGAACAAGGGCCTCAGGACCTGAAGGAGGTTGTtagtgaagaggaggaagagatttaa